Proteins encoded by one window of Synechococcus sp. MVIR-18-1:
- the cobD gene encoding threonine-phosphate decarboxylase CobD produces the protein MSNGLPPHGGNLSQEARRLGMKPSQLLDASASLVPFRPPRALRRALAAAIHGPSLRDYPDRAQADLRSAIASWHGLDPEQVLAGNGAAELFTWAARDATATGRNAVPQPGFADYSRALACWGGVIEELPLPLVWGDGWPQPFPLASLKATTDVVWITNPHNPTGQLWSRASLEPLLAQYALVICDEAFLPLVPGGEDQSLLPLVEDHPNLVVIRSLTKLFAIAGLRLGYAVAAPDRLQRWHGWRDPWPVNGLAIAAGVAVMNDPVGLQRWQGRVQQWVQQEGTWLRAQLDAIPGFQTYPSAANYLLIQGEQSLLELREQLARQGVLLRDCRSFQGLGERWLRIGLQDRRGNQRILRALQRASATRSSSRVTSF, from the coding sequence GTGAGCAACGGCCTTCCTCCCCATGGAGGCAATCTCAGCCAGGAAGCCCGGCGGCTGGGGATGAAGCCCTCCCAGTTGCTGGATGCCAGCGCTTCGTTGGTGCCATTTCGTCCGCCTCGCGCGCTGCGTAGAGCTCTTGCTGCCGCCATTCACGGCCCATCCCTGCGTGATTATCCCGACCGCGCTCAGGCTGATTTGCGCTCTGCGATCGCCTCATGGCATGGGCTAGATCCTGAGCAGGTGCTCGCAGGGAATGGGGCCGCGGAATTGTTCACCTGGGCAGCTCGTGATGCGACCGCCACCGGTCGTAATGCTGTGCCGCAGCCCGGTTTTGCTGACTATTCCCGCGCTTTGGCCTGTTGGGGTGGCGTGATCGAGGAGCTGCCCTTGCCTTTGGTGTGGGGCGATGGCTGGCCGCAACCCTTTCCGCTGGCCTCGCTCAAGGCAACGACTGATGTGGTGTGGATCACCAATCCCCATAACCCCACCGGTCAGCTTTGGAGCCGTGCTTCGTTGGAACCCTTGCTGGCTCAATACGCGCTGGTGATCTGTGATGAGGCCTTCCTGCCCCTGGTGCCAGGGGGGGAAGATCAGTCGCTACTGCCTTTGGTGGAAGATCACCCCAATCTTGTGGTGATCCGCAGTCTTACGAAATTGTTTGCGATTGCGGGTTTGCGGCTTGGCTATGCCGTGGCGGCACCCGATCGTCTGCAGCGATGGCATGGATGGAGAGATCCCTGGCCTGTGAATGGCTTGGCGATTGCGGCTGGAGTAGCTGTGATGAACGACCCAGTTGGCTTGCAGCGTTGGCAAGGGCGCGTTCAGCAGTGGGTGCAACAGGAAGGCACCTGGCTTCGGGCCCAACTTGATGCCATCCCTGGATTCCAGACCTACCCCTCGGCGGCTAATTATTTGCTGATCCAAGGTGAGCAGTCCTTGCTGGAGCTGCGCGAGCAGCTAGCGCGTCAGGGCGTTTTGCTTCGGGATTGCCGTTCTTTCCAAGGGTTGGGGGAGCGATGGTTGCGCATTGGTTTGCAAGACCGAAGAGGGAATCAACGCATTCTTCGCGCGCTTCAGCGCGCTTCAGCCACCAGGTCTTCGAGCAGGGTCACGAGTTTTTGA
- a CDS encoding quinone-dependent dihydroorotate dehydrogenase gives MADASSPGVLSTAGFYRRWLGPQLSRDDGVDAEQLSQTALQALAQVSLRRRWPGISSVLDGVTTELQRRDLRLEQVLFGCRFSNPVGLAAGFDKNGVAAGVWDCFGFGFAEVGTVTWHGQPGNPRPRLFRLAAERAALNRMGFNNNGAEAMQRTLERQALPAPGHRPAVLGINFGKSKLTPLDQAPDDYAASLECLAPMADYAVINVSSPNTPGLRDLQDSTQLRRLVERLRRLPACPPLLVKIAPDLEDDAIDGIARLAYEEGLAGVIAVNTSLDRLGLGQRLIVQTGRTLAEEAGGLSGDPLRHRAVEVIRRLRASAGPALPLIGVGGISSAEAAWERIAAGASLVQLYTGWIFEGPDLVPRILEGLISQLDLHGFRHLSEAIGSGAPWK, from the coding sequence ATGGCTGATGCGTCATCCCCCGGGGTGTTATCCACCGCTGGTTTTTATCGGCGCTGGTTGGGTCCGCAATTGTCCCGGGATGATGGGGTGGATGCCGAACAGCTCAGCCAAACGGCGTTGCAGGCTCTCGCTCAGGTGAGCTTGCGCCGTCGTTGGCCTGGGATCTCCTCCGTGCTGGATGGTGTGACCACGGAGCTTCAACGTCGGGATCTGCGACTTGAGCAAGTTTTGTTTGGCTGTCGATTCAGCAATCCAGTGGGTTTGGCGGCGGGGTTCGATAAAAACGGAGTTGCCGCTGGGGTGTGGGATTGCTTTGGGTTCGGATTTGCCGAAGTGGGCACCGTCACTTGGCATGGTCAACCAGGCAACCCCAGGCCCCGTCTGTTTCGTTTAGCCGCGGAACGGGCTGCTCTTAATCGCATGGGGTTCAACAACAACGGTGCTGAGGCGATGCAACGCACCCTTGAGCGGCAGGCGTTGCCGGCGCCAGGTCATCGCCCAGCGGTGCTTGGGATCAATTTTGGGAAGTCGAAACTCACGCCTCTGGACCAGGCCCCTGATGACTACGCCGCGTCATTGGAATGTCTTGCGCCCATGGCGGACTACGCCGTGATCAATGTGAGCTCTCCCAATACTCCTGGCTTGCGAGATCTGCAGGATTCAACGCAATTGCGTCGTTTGGTTGAGCGCTTGCGTCGGCTGCCAGCTTGCCCGCCCCTGCTGGTGAAGATCGCGCCGGATCTTGAAGATGATGCCATTGATGGCATCGCTCGATTGGCCTACGAGGAGGGCTTGGCTGGCGTCATCGCTGTCAATACCAGTCTGGATCGACTGGGCTTGGGACAGCGGCTCATCGTGCAGACCGGCCGAACCCTTGCGGAAGAGGCGGGTGGCCTCAGCGGTGACCCTCTGCGCCATCGCGCTGTAGAGGTGATTCGGCGACTGCGTGCCAGCGCCGGTCCGGCTTTGCCGTTGATTGGAGTGGGGGGAATCTCATCGGCCGAGGCGGCCTGGGAACGCATTGCTGCTGGCGCTTCTCTCGTGCAGCTCTACACCGGTTGGATTTTTGAAGGTCCCGATTTGGTTCCGCGCATCCTGGAGGGTTTGATCAGCCAGCTCGATCTCCATGGCTTTCGCCATCTGAGTGAGGCGATCGGAAGCGGCGCGCCCTGGAAGTAG
- the rplJ gene encoding 50S ribosomal protein L10: MGRTLESKQQIVEELKQLLGEAEMALVLDYQGLSIKEMSDLRTRLQASNGVCKVTKNTLMRRAIDGDSVWSSLDSLLSGTNAFILIKGDVGGACKAVQAFQKETKKSETKGGLFEGKLLSQDEIKAIGELPSKEALMAQIAGAINAVTTKVAVGVNEVPSGLARALKQHADSGES, from the coding sequence ATGGGCCGCACTCTGGAGAGCAAGCAACAGATCGTCGAGGAGCTTAAACAGCTTCTTGGCGAGGCCGAAATGGCACTGGTCCTGGATTATCAGGGCCTCTCCATCAAGGAAATGTCTGATTTGCGGACTCGTCTGCAGGCCAGCAACGGCGTTTGCAAGGTGACTAAAAACACCTTGATGCGTCGTGCCATTGATGGCGACAGTGTCTGGTCAAGCCTCGACTCTCTTCTGAGTGGCACCAACGCTTTCATCCTCATTAAGGGTGATGTTGGCGGTGCTTGTAAAGCTGTTCAAGCTTTCCAGAAAGAGACGAAAAAATCCGAGACTAAGGGCGGCCTTTTTGAAGGCAAGCTTCTGTCTCAGGATGAGATCAAAGCTATTGGGGAACTTCCTTCCAAGGAAGCACTCATGGCCCAGATCGCAGGCGCCATCAACGCAGTTACCACCAAGGTTGCTGTGGGTGTCAACGAGGTTCCATCCGGTCTTGCAAGAGCGCTCAAGCAGCACGCCGATAGCGGCGAAAGCTGA
- a CDS encoding PilN domain-containing protein: MRKHVEAPVDLLRERRIELGLPAQPDPYVPARLLLRRGALLGGAALLISLVLTAVLNWRGQQQQQQLESLAPLAQRLTAAEAQMRRLRTKSAAVNKETIRIAQQLVAFPGGSPLLEQLRRVTPVGVQLQELSVGEAQIQLSGRVQIGDNPGPLERINAFALSLSQLPITREQGVKVMKITREDGDDPAVTFSMEWALNPKVRLSLVQLQELGAIGLAERYRLIEQRGVKL, from the coding sequence GTGAGGAAGCATGTAGAAGCGCCCGTTGATTTGCTCCGAGAGCGGCGCATCGAGTTGGGCTTGCCTGCTCAGCCCGACCCGTATGTTCCTGCCCGACTTTTGCTCAGGCGGGGTGCATTGCTGGGTGGGGCTGCTCTTTTAATAAGCCTTGTCTTGACAGCTGTCTTGAACTGGCGGGGGCAGCAGCAGCAGCAGCAGTTGGAGTCGCTGGCGCCGTTGGCACAACGGCTCACAGCGGCAGAAGCCCAGATGAGGCGGCTAAGAACGAAGAGCGCTGCGGTGAACAAGGAGACCATCAGGATTGCGCAACAGCTGGTGGCTTTTCCCGGCGGATCTCCCCTGTTGGAGCAGCTCCGACGCGTAACGCCTGTTGGCGTTCAATTGCAGGAGTTGTCGGTTGGTGAAGCGCAAATTCAACTATCTGGTCGGGTGCAGATCGGAGACAATCCAGGGCCTCTGGAACGCATCAATGCCTTTGCGCTCTCCCTGTCTCAACTTCCCATTACCCGAGAACAGGGCGTCAAGGTGATGAAGATCACCAGGGAGGACGGGGATGATCCTGCTGTGACTTTCAGCATGGAGTGGGCGCTCAATCCGAAGGTGCGCTTATCTCTGGTCCAACTTCAGGAGCTGGGAGCCATCGGCCTGGCAGAGCGCTACCGCCTGATCGAACAGCGTGGGGTGAAGTTATGA
- a CDS encoding ribonuclease H produces MADGPDGRGRVVAAATDGACSGNPGPGGWGALIRFEDGSVEEFGGADPATTNNRMELQAALATLQRLAELPLHPDLTLRTDSKYLIDGLGSWMPGWKRKGWRTAAGKPVLNQDLWQALDQARLAEVPLSYVKGHSGDPDNDRVDQIAVAYSKGRKQTPPASAAQRSASQPELVVDAAPVSLQKLLTRMELADRLASGGYALSAVELAQLVEQPLNRLAERQGSWRWRDWLVEPVETDRWRLRRDPSGSKQT; encoded by the coding sequence ATGGCTGATGGACCTGATGGACGTGGTCGCGTCGTGGCTGCAGCCACCGATGGTGCCTGTAGTGGTAATCCAGGCCCAGGCGGTTGGGGTGCGTTGATTCGTTTCGAGGACGGCAGCGTGGAGGAATTTGGCGGTGCGGATCCTGCCACGACCAACAACCGTATGGAGTTACAGGCGGCGCTTGCCACCTTGCAACGCTTGGCTGAATTGCCCCTTCATCCGGATCTCACCCTGCGCACCGACAGCAAATATTTGATCGACGGACTCGGCAGTTGGATGCCCGGTTGGAAGCGCAAGGGCTGGCGCACTGCGGCAGGCAAGCCAGTGCTCAATCAGGACCTTTGGCAGGCGCTGGATCAGGCTCGGCTTGCTGAGGTGCCGCTCAGCTATGTGAAAGGTCACAGCGGAGACCCGGACAACGACCGGGTGGATCAAATTGCTGTGGCCTACTCCAAAGGACGGAAGCAAACGCCTCCAGCTTCAGCTGCCCAACGTTCAGCTTCTCAACCTGAGCTCGTGGTGGATGCCGCACCGGTGTCCCTGCAGAAGCTCCTCACACGCATGGAATTGGCTGATCGCTTGGCATCCGGAGGGTATGCGTTATCGGCTGTGGAGTTGGCTCAGTTGGTGGAGCAGCCCCTCAATCGTCTGGCAGAACGACAAGGTTCTTGGCGATGGCGTGACTGGCTGGTGGAGCCTGTAGAGACTGATCGTTGGCGGTTGCGACGCGATCCGTCAGGATCGAAACAGACCTAG
- a CDS encoding DUF3747 domain-containing protein: protein MRRTYLRRLLLSGTAVMLAASSSALPGWTRSLFDSKPLKQDQFAILARAVGRDGWKLLVLEQIKARPLCWKDQADGLVEPSLNSFDFTGICSRYLDSNGYSLRTAGEDTKKSVRLRLRQGRNGLELHALDPNRNTAVVVATARQARRNKNAFVKLKLEPGWQLERRAYQGRTLSHVYFANSDSLNQLIAKASKRPSPSVRMSTVAGLPRAPRPPSSYAGKGPIPLEVIPFRP, encoded by the coding sequence ATGCGGCGAACCTACCTCCGGCGGCTCCTTCTGAGCGGAACAGCAGTGATGTTGGCGGCCAGTTCCTCTGCGCTGCCTGGGTGGACTCGTTCGCTGTTTGACAGCAAGCCCCTCAAGCAAGACCAGTTTGCGATCCTGGCCCGCGCCGTTGGCCGAGACGGTTGGAAACTCTTGGTCCTTGAGCAGATCAAAGCCCGTCCACTTTGTTGGAAAGATCAAGCCGATGGATTGGTTGAACCATCGCTGAACAGCTTTGATTTCACAGGCATTTGCAGCCGATATCTCGACAGCAATGGCTACTCACTGCGTACAGCAGGAGAAGACACAAAAAAATCCGTTCGCTTACGGCTTCGGCAAGGGCGCAATGGACTCGAGCTTCACGCATTAGACCCCAACCGCAACACAGCCGTTGTGGTGGCCACGGCCAGACAAGCCAGACGCAACAAAAATGCTTTCGTCAAGCTCAAACTGGAGCCGGGTTGGCAACTTGAGCGTCGGGCCTATCAAGGGCGAACCCTGAGCCACGTGTATTTCGCCAACAGTGACTCGTTAAATCAATTAATAGCGAAGGCCTCAAAGCGTCCCAGCCCTTCGGTGCGGATGTCGACAGTGGCCGGATTGCCGAGGGCACCAAGACCACCATCCTCGTATGCCGGCAAAGGGCCCATCCCGCTCGAAGTCATTCCATTCCGCCCCTGA
- the rplL gene encoding 50S ribosomal protein L7/L12 produces the protein MSAKTDEILESLKKLSLLEASELVKQIEDAFGVSAAASAGVVMAAPGAAGGGEAAEEKTEFDVVLESFDAAAKIKVLKAVREATGLGLGDAKAMVEAAPKAIKEGVSKDDAEALKKAIEEVGGKVTIK, from the coding sequence ATGTCTGCAAAAACCGACGAAATTCTTGAATCACTGAAAAAGCTCTCATTGCTTGAAGCTTCCGAGCTTGTCAAGCAAATCGAGGACGCTTTTGGTGTGTCTGCTGCTGCATCTGCTGGTGTAGTGATGGCTGCTCCTGGCGCTGCCGGTGGTGGTGAAGCGGCTGAAGAGAAGACCGAATTTGATGTTGTGCTGGAAAGCTTTGATGCTGCCGCCAAGATCAAAGTGCTCAAGGCTGTTCGCGAAGCCACAGGTCTCGGCCTGGGCGATGCAAAGGCCATGGTCGAGGCTGCTCCAAAGGCCATCAAGGAAGGTGTCTCCAAGGATGACGCTGAAGCCTTGAAAAAGGCCATCGAAGAGGTGGGTGGCAAGGTCACCATCAAGTGA
- a CDS encoding pentapeptide repeat-containing protein, which produces MLTPTGAGFPHPAPTPLGAKVDADQEDRYNAFTTKQAHVLKPSRWMPLLGLWLIASPMQAESMDDLIKVLQDGECRNCRLADADLVHADLRDADLRDARLQRANLGEAKLDGADLRGANLSFTSLRGASLRGANLEGSVLHGTDLRDADLSGARLSPNALEEAHWQGSKGITKGIQSHAALHNAGVEASQSGRWSQAEQLFGAAILRSPEEPLSWVARGISRSEQAKDDLASQDFGYAALLFEQQGAKDWAEQLNQASDSIGSRRYQQNKKQSGNGVGNQLLQGTISGLRMLAPLAAKALIPLGLGI; this is translated from the coding sequence TTGCTCACGCCGACTGGTGCTGGATTCCCCCATCCTGCCCCGACTCCTCTCGGAGCCAAGGTCGACGCAGACCAAGAAGACCGATACAACGCTTTTACAACCAAGCAAGCCCACGTGTTGAAGCCGTCTCGCTGGATGCCCTTGCTGGGGTTATGGCTGATCGCCAGCCCCATGCAAGCGGAAAGCATGGATGACCTCATCAAGGTGCTCCAGGACGGCGAGTGCCGCAACTGCCGCCTAGCCGATGCCGACCTTGTGCATGCCGATCTTCGCGATGCCGATCTACGCGATGCGCGCTTGCAACGAGCCAATCTCGGCGAAGCCAAATTGGATGGGGCTGACTTGCGCGGAGCCAATCTCAGTTTCACCAGCTTGCGTGGGGCTTCCCTCCGTGGAGCCAATCTCGAAGGCAGCGTCCTGCATGGCACCGACCTGCGCGATGCCGATCTCAGTGGCGCTCGCCTGAGCCCCAATGCTTTGGAGGAGGCACATTGGCAAGGATCTAAGGGCATTACCAAAGGCATTCAAAGCCATGCCGCTCTACACAATGCCGGCGTGGAGGCTTCTCAATCAGGTCGTTGGTCTCAGGCTGAACAACTATTTGGCGCCGCAATTCTTCGTTCACCAGAGGAACCATTGAGCTGGGTTGCTCGAGGGATCAGTCGCAGTGAACAAGCAAAAGATGATCTAGCAAGTCAAGACTTCGGTTATGCCGCTTTGCTTTTTGAACAACAAGGAGCCAAGGATTGGGCAGAACAACTCAATCAAGCTTCGGACTCAATCGGCTCACGCCGCTACCAACAAAACAAAAAACAATCTGGGAATGGCGTAGGCAACCAACTTCTTCAAGGCACGATCAGCGGCCTCAGGATGCTTGCCCCATTGGCAGCGAAAGCTCTGATTCCACTTGGATTGGGAATTTAA
- a CDS encoding DUF3604 domain-containing protein codes for MAGTKLGLDEAYRFARGETVTSNSGQQAALKRPLDFLVVADHSENLGLAQGLEASNPELLKSSLGQQLHDLLKAGKGREAFYLLVQWMAKGSEALVSNDAYLTSVWEMNNAVAERYNNPGTFTSLIGYEWTSQPGGGNLHRVVIFRDDKALTDRILPFSAFDSEDVEDLWAFMAAYESQLGGRVLAIPHNGNLSSGTMFLPQHQKSRMAIDADYARMRQRFEPITEVTQAKGTGETHPLLSPEDEFANFNIVDNSNLGGIKPTTPEMIPYEYAREALRRGLQLEQELGVNPFKFGLIGSTDSHSSLPSTAEDNWWGKSPALEPSPERWKDVLIKSSKDASLDLTALQLGASGLAGVWASGNSRTALWDAMARKEVFGTSGTRLTARVYGGYDYTGEEINSADWAKSACAKGVPMGGDLMAAAEGQVPSFLIQARKDPDGANLDRIQIVKGWLDASGQTHEQVFDVSWSDADQRTRGADGKVPSVGSSVNVREATYTNTIGATNLTAHWTDPSFDPSQKAFYYVRVLEIPTPTWLAYDRKNFNLYDEMPDKAPYTSQERAYTSPIWYNPA; via the coding sequence TTGGCGGGCACCAAGCTCGGGCTCGATGAGGCGTACCGCTTTGCCCGCGGCGAAACGGTCACGAGTAATTCGGGTCAGCAGGCAGCTCTTAAGCGCCCCCTCGATTTCCTGGTGGTCGCCGACCACTCCGAGAATCTCGGTCTTGCGCAGGGACTAGAAGCATCCAATCCGGAACTGCTCAAGTCGTCGTTAGGCCAGCAACTTCACGACTTGCTCAAGGCAGGCAAGGGCCGTGAGGCCTTTTATCTGCTTGTGCAGTGGATGGCCAAGGGCTCTGAGGCCCTCGTCTCCAATGACGCCTACTTGACCAGCGTCTGGGAGATGAACAACGCGGTGGCTGAGCGCTACAACAATCCCGGTACCTTCACCAGCCTGATTGGCTACGAGTGGACCAGTCAGCCCGGCGGAGGCAATCTCCACCGCGTCGTGATCTTCCGCGACGACAAAGCCCTGACGGACAGGATCCTGCCGTTCTCCGCTTTCGATTCGGAAGATGTCGAGGATCTGTGGGCGTTCATGGCGGCCTATGAGTCGCAGCTCGGCGGTCGGGTGCTGGCCATTCCCCATAACGGCAATCTCTCCAGCGGCACGATGTTCTTGCCGCAGCACCAGAAGAGCCGGATGGCGATCGATGCGGACTACGCCCGCATGCGTCAACGCTTCGAGCCGATCACCGAGGTGACGCAGGCGAAGGGCACCGGTGAGACCCATCCACTGCTGTCGCCGGAGGATGAGTTCGCCAACTTCAACATCGTCGATAACTCCAACCTCGGCGGGATCAAGCCGACCACGCCGGAGATGATTCCCTACGAGTACGCCCGAGAGGCCCTGCGGAGGGGCCTGCAGCTCGAACAGGAGCTCGGGGTGAATCCGTTCAAGTTTGGCTTGATCGGCTCCACCGATTCGCACTCCAGCCTTCCCTCCACAGCGGAAGACAACTGGTGGGGCAAATCTCCTGCCCTTGAGCCCAGCCCGGAGCGCTGGAAAGATGTGTTGATCAAGTCGTCGAAAGATGCGTCCCTCGACCTCACCGCTCTTCAGCTCGGGGCATCCGGTTTGGCAGGCGTGTGGGCCTCGGGTAACAGCCGGACGGCGCTCTGGGATGCCATGGCCCGCAAGGAAGTCTTCGGGACCAGCGGCACCCGCCTGACCGCCCGGGTGTACGGCGGCTACGACTACACCGGTGAGGAGATCAACTCCGCGGACTGGGCGAAGTCCGCCTGTGCCAAGGGGGTTCCCATGGGTGGTGATCTGATGGCGGCTGCCGAGGGTCAGGTCCCCTCCTTCCTCATCCAGGCCCGCAAAGATCCTGATGGCGCCAACCTTGATCGCATTCAGATTGTTAAAGGCTGGCTGGATGCGTCTGGTCAGACCCACGAGCAGGTGTTCGATGTTTCTTGGAGTGACGCCGACCAGCGCACCCGCGGTGCCGACGGCAAGGTCCCCTCGGTTGGAAGCAGCGTGAACGTGCGCGAAGCGACCTACACCAACACCATTGGCGCCACCAATCTCACGGCCCATTGGACCGATCCCTCCTTCGATCCCAGCCAAAAGGCTTTCTATTACGTGCGTGTGCTCGAAATCCCCACACCCACCTGGTTGGCCTACGACCGCAAGAATTTCAACCTTTACGACGAGATGCCGGACAAGGCTCCATACACCAGTCAGGAACGGGCCTACACCAGCCCTATTTGGTACAACCCGGCCTGA
- a CDS encoding NAD(P)-dependent oxidoreductase, with translation MPGSPLIAPAQLAVVGLGALGLPMAINLREAGYRLHVHTRSRSAESDPSLQAGDSSAAAVCCDSPAEAAGGCQALLLCVSDDAAVEAVLWGDGGAGYALTPGSLVIDCSTIAPATAEAMAKRLAERNVPYIDAPVTGGTEGAKAGTLTVLCGGETNALAQARPLLEVIGGSIHHFGPVGSGQQVKAVNQVLVAGSYAAVAEAIALGQHLQLPMEQVVAALVGGAAGSWALQHRSAAMLADQYPLGFKLALHHKDLKIALDAAKEQQLELPITQRVLEQESELMQQGLGNADVSALRRCYPANPNQG, from the coding sequence ATGCCCGGATCTCCGCTCATCGCTCCCGCCCAGCTGGCCGTGGTGGGGCTCGGCGCTCTGGGGCTACCCATGGCGATCAACCTGCGCGAAGCCGGCTACAGGCTTCATGTGCACACCCGCAGTCGAAGCGCGGAGAGCGATCCCAGCCTGCAAGCGGGTGACTCCTCAGCAGCGGCGGTCTGCTGCGATTCCCCCGCCGAAGCCGCCGGCGGCTGCCAGGCCCTGTTGCTTTGCGTCAGCGATGACGCCGCAGTGGAAGCGGTGCTCTGGGGAGATGGCGGAGCTGGCTATGCCCTCACACCTGGAAGCTTGGTGATCGATTGCTCCACGATCGCGCCAGCCACAGCGGAGGCGATGGCCAAGCGGCTGGCGGAACGCAACGTGCCCTATATCGATGCTCCTGTGACAGGAGGGACAGAAGGCGCCAAAGCCGGCACGCTCACCGTGCTCTGTGGTGGCGAAACGAACGCACTCGCGCAGGCCCGTCCTCTCTTGGAGGTGATCGGTGGCTCGATCCATCACTTCGGGCCCGTGGGAAGTGGCCAACAGGTGAAAGCGGTGAACCAGGTTCTGGTGGCCGGAAGCTATGCCGCTGTCGCAGAAGCGATCGCCCTGGGGCAACATCTCCAGCTCCCCATGGAACAGGTTGTAGCGGCACTCGTTGGAGGCGCTGCCGGATCGTGGGCCCTGCAACATCGTTCAGCGGCCATGCTTGCCGATCAATACCCGCTCGGCTTCAAGCTCGCTCTCCATCACAAGGATCTGAAGATCGCGCTCGATGCCGCCAAGGAACAGCAATTAGAACTTCCTATTACCCAACGTGTGCTTGAACAGGAGTCGGAACTGATGCAACAGGGACTCGGGAACGCCGATGTATCCGCCCTAAGGCGCTGCTACCCAGCGAATCCCAATCAAGGCTGA
- a CDS encoding glycosyltransferase, giving the protein MPRLLIAASGTGGHLFPALSVADALPEPWSVRWVGVPDRLETSLVPERYPLTTVKAGGLQGRGLRKLIQLIQLLAASGGIRRLIQSERIDAVFTTGGYIAAPAILAARWCGIPVVLHESNAIPGRVTRLLGRFCTRVAVGLEAAAPRIPGCRAVVTGTPVRAAFLQQHALPTWVPPGNGPLLVVIGGSQGALGLNRMTRVIFPSLLNSGCRVVHLTGSNDPDVGCIAHPLLVERAFSDEIPALLQHADLAISRAGAGSLSELAVSGTPTVLVPFPQAADRHQDANAVCAAAVAAAVIVHQHDPSETTLRDTVWRLLGSRLQGGDSGANPLPEMGQAMRELGVEDADQKLVTLLEDLVAEAR; this is encoded by the coding sequence ATGCCACGGCTTCTGATTGCTGCCAGCGGCACCGGCGGGCACTTGTTTCCAGCCCTCTCCGTTGCTGATGCCCTGCCGGAGCCATGGAGCGTGCGCTGGGTGGGCGTTCCCGACCGCCTGGAGACAAGCCTTGTTCCAGAGCGTTATCCCCTCACCACGGTGAAAGCCGGTGGATTGCAAGGTCGCGGACTGCGCAAACTCATCCAACTGATCCAATTGCTGGCCGCCAGCGGCGGCATCCGCCGCCTGATCCAAAGTGAACGCATCGATGCTGTCTTCACCACAGGCGGATACATCGCTGCACCAGCAATCCTGGCGGCACGGTGGTGCGGCATCCCCGTGGTGCTGCATGAATCCAATGCCATTCCCGGCCGGGTGACACGCTTGCTAGGACGCTTTTGCACCCGCGTTGCTGTTGGGCTTGAAGCTGCCGCACCACGCATCCCCGGCTGCCGTGCGGTGGTGACTGGCACCCCGGTGCGAGCTGCTTTTCTCCAGCAACACGCCCTTCCGACGTGGGTTCCTCCGGGCAACGGCCCCCTGCTTGTGGTGATCGGCGGAAGCCAAGGCGCTCTGGGGCTGAATCGGATGACGCGCGTGATCTTTCCCTCCCTACTCAATAGCGGCTGCCGCGTCGTGCATCTCACCGGCAGCAACGACCCTGATGTGGGTTGCATCGCACACCCCTTGCTGGTGGAGCGAGCGTTCAGCGATGAGATTCCAGCCCTGCTCCAACACGCCGACCTCGCCATCAGCAGAGCCGGTGCCGGCAGCTTGAGCGAACTTGCTGTGAGCGGAACACCCACCGTGCTGGTGCCCTTCCCCCAAGCCGCCGATCGCCATCAAGACGCCAACGCTGTGTGTGCCGCCGCCGTCGCTGCTGCCGTGATCGTGCATCAGCACGACCCGAGCGAGACGACTCTTCGCGACACGGTTTGGCGCCTGCTCGGATCCAGACTTCAAGGAGGCGATTCAGGCGCTAACCCACTGCCCGAGATGGGGCAGGCCATGCGCGAGCTTGGCGTAGAGGATGCGGATCAAAAACTCGTGACCCTGCTCGAAGACCTGGTGGCTGAAGCGCGCTGA